One segment of Thermococcus profundus DNA contains the following:
- a CDS encoding DUF4139 domain-containing protein, with protein MRRLWKLAAGAVVIIILMVALSGTERTRAAKADTTVALYDSANLGVVSRVLNLSLEKGMNKIPLEELAGLNVEEITVRPLNSSVQFLGLYSAESSENIYDSNVGSDVEVKTSNGDVISGKFLGLKDGKLIIQGTDGLYAVNPGELVYFKASRIEKKGGVYASFLAEKEGKYPVEITYRVSGMSWGTRYKLYLGDNTAKLVGYIVMKNPTSREYENAKVVLVSGDVHFYRDVSPRYVYEVAAKESAGEANIQEPVKLEPFYTYPLGAVDIKPASTMMIPYISTELSVKREYLYESWNYNREGDVYESISFKTDKVLPAGVVEIYRESGEGTVLIGESHIEHTPKGDTVRIGIGKEYDLKGTTKVLNYEHSDRWAKYKIQITVENFGDEDKTVIVRHYKYRGKVLSSTIKPSDDTSQYVEFVLNVPAGESRSVTFEYEVNW; from the coding sequence ATGCGAAGGCTATGGAAGCTGGCCGCGGGAGCGGTCGTGATCATAATATTGATGGTGGCCCTCTCTGGAACCGAGAGAACGAGGGCAGCAAAGGCCGACACAACAGTGGCCCTCTACGATTCGGCTAACCTGGGGGTCGTCAGCAGGGTTCTGAACCTCAGCCTTGAGAAGGGAATGAACAAGATACCGCTCGAGGAGCTGGCGGGACTAAACGTTGAGGAGATAACGGTGAGGCCGTTGAATTCAAGCGTCCAGTTCCTTGGACTCTACAGCGCCGAGTCGAGTGAGAACATCTACGACTCCAACGTCGGGAGTGACGTTGAAGTTAAGACGTCAAACGGGGACGTTATAAGCGGGAAGTTCCTCGGCCTTAAGGACGGAAAGCTGATAATCCAGGGGACCGACGGCCTCTACGCCGTTAACCCAGGGGAGCTGGTCTATTTCAAGGCATCGCGCATAGAGAAGAAAGGAGGCGTCTACGCCAGCTTCCTAGCGGAGAAGGAGGGCAAGTACCCCGTTGAGATAACCTACCGCGTCTCGGGGATGAGCTGGGGAACGAGGTACAAGCTCTACCTAGGTGACAACACGGCGAAGCTCGTTGGGTACATCGTTATGAAGAACCCCACCTCGAGGGAATACGAAAACGCGAAGGTGGTTCTGGTCTCTGGCGACGTTCACTTCTACAGGGATGTCTCGCCGAGGTACGTTTACGAGGTCGCGGCCAAAGAGAGCGCTGGAGAAGCTAACATCCAAGAACCGGTGAAGCTCGAACCCTTCTACACCTACCCCCTCGGTGCAGTTGACATAAAGCCCGCGAGCACTATGATGATCCCCTACATATCTACCGAGCTCAGCGTTAAGAGGGAGTACCTCTACGAGAGCTGGAACTACAACAGAGAGGGAGACGTCTACGAGTCAATATCCTTCAAGACGGACAAAGTTCTTCCAGCTGGAGTTGTTGAGATATACCGCGAGAGCGGTGAGGGAACAGTGCTCATCGGGGAAAGCCACATAGAGCACACGCCCAAGGGAGATACCGTTAGGATAGGTATTGGAAAGGAGTACGACCTCAAGGGCACGACAAAAGTACTGAACTACGAGCACAGTGACCGCTGGGCCAAATACAAGATCCAGATAACCGTGGAAAACTTCGGGGACGAGGACAAGACGGTCATCGTCAGGCACTACAAGTACCGGGGAAAGGTCCTGAGCTCAACGATTAAGCCAAGCGACGATACAAGCCAGTACGTAGAGTTCGTCCTGAACGTTCCAGCCGGGGAGTCCCGGAGCGTTACCTTCGAGTACGAAGTGAACTGGTGA
- a CDS encoding threonine--tRNA ligase, with amino-acid sequence MRMLLIHSDYLEYEVRDKALKNPEPISDEQKRGRLEEVLAVFMSVEKADESNPDEVVEKAVKEIKDVASQVKAERIFVYPFAHLSSELAKPDIALKVLQKIEEKLKEEGFEVKRAPFGYYKAFKLSCKGHPLAELSRTIVPSGEAVSKEERNIALEKEEELKSYWYILTPEGELIEVDKFDFTGHENLRKFANYEISKNRVADREPPHVKFMLEQELVDYEPGSDPGNLRYYPKGRLIKGLLEQYVTEKVIEYGAMEVETPIMYDFEHPALEKYLNRFPARQYVVKSGDKKFFLRFAACFGQFLIKKDATISYRNLPLRMYELTRYSFRREKSGELSGLRRLRAFTMPDMHTVARDLKQAMDEFKKQYKLSMEVLRGVGLTPDDYEVAIRFTEDFWNENKNFIVELAKIIGKPVLIEMWKQRFFYFILKFEFNFVDNLDKAAALSTVQIDVENAERFGITYYDEEGKEQYPLILHCSPSGAIERVMYAILEKQAKLQAKGIKPMFPLWLSPIQVRVIPVSDEVMDYALYVAGKLEGAKIRADVDDTGDRLNKKIRKAEKEWIPYIIVVGRNEKEQNTVTVRRRSDGKQVEMQLEDLIKEIKQQTEGFPYRPRPLPLLLSRRPKFRG; translated from the coding sequence ATGAGGATGCTTCTGATACACTCGGACTACCTCGAATACGAGGTCAGGGACAAGGCCCTGAAGAACCCGGAGCCGATAAGCGACGAGCAGAAGAGGGGCAGGCTGGAGGAGGTTCTCGCGGTTTTCATGAGCGTTGAAAAGGCCGACGAGAGCAACCCGGATGAAGTAGTTGAGAAGGCCGTTAAGGAGATCAAGGATGTGGCATCGCAGGTCAAGGCCGAGAGGATATTCGTCTACCCCTTCGCGCACCTCAGCAGCGAGCTGGCGAAGCCAGATATAGCGCTCAAGGTTCTGCAGAAAATCGAAGAAAAGCTCAAGGAGGAAGGTTTTGAAGTCAAGCGCGCACCCTTTGGATACTACAAGGCCTTCAAGCTCAGCTGTAAGGGACACCCGCTCGCTGAGCTCAGCAGGACGATAGTGCCGAGCGGCGAAGCGGTCAGCAAGGAGGAGCGCAACATCGCCCTCGAAAAGGAGGAGGAGCTGAAGAGCTACTGGTACATTCTCACGCCGGAGGGCGAGCTGATAGAGGTCGACAAGTTCGACTTCACCGGCCACGAGAACCTCAGGAAGTTCGCCAACTACGAGATAAGCAAGAACAGGGTAGCCGATAGGGAGCCGCCGCACGTCAAGTTCATGCTCGAGCAGGAGCTCGTTGATTACGAGCCCGGAAGCGATCCTGGGAACCTCAGGTACTATCCAAAGGGCAGGCTCATCAAGGGCCTCCTCGAGCAGTACGTCACCGAGAAGGTCATCGAGTACGGAGCGATGGAAGTCGAGACGCCTATCATGTATGACTTCGAGCACCCAGCCCTTGAGAAGTACCTTAACAGGTTCCCCGCCAGGCAGTACGTTGTTAAGAGCGGCGACAAGAAGTTCTTCCTCCGCTTTGCGGCCTGCTTCGGCCAGTTCCTCATAAAGAAGGACGCCACCATAAGCTACCGCAACCTCCCGCTCAGGATGTACGAGCTCACCCGCTACTCCTTCAGGCGCGAGAAGAGCGGCGAGCTTTCAGGTTTGAGAAGGCTCAGGGCCTTCACGATGCCCGATATGCACACCGTTGCTCGCGATCTGAAACAGGCCATGGACGAGTTCAAGAAGCAGTACAAGCTCAGCATGGAAGTCCTCAGGGGCGTTGGGCTTACTCCGGATGACTACGAGGTTGCGATAAGGTTCACCGAGGACTTCTGGAACGAGAACAAGAACTTCATAGTCGAGCTGGCCAAGATCATAGGAAAGCCCGTCCTCATCGAGATGTGGAAGCAGAGGTTCTTCTACTTCATCCTCAAGTTCGAGTTCAACTTCGTCGACAACCTCGACAAAGCCGCCGCGCTCAGCACCGTCCAGATCGACGTTGAGAACGCGGAGCGCTTTGGAATAACCTACTACGACGAGGAGGGCAAGGAGCAGTACCCACTCATACTCCACTGCTCGCCGAGCGGGGCAATCGAGAGGGTTATGTACGCAATCCTCGAGAAGCAGGCAAAGCTCCAAGCAAAAGGCATCAAGCCGATGTTCCCGCTCTGGCTCAGCCCGATACAGGTCAGGGTTATCCCGGTCAGCGACGAGGTTATGGACTACGCCCTCTACGTTGCGGGCAAGCTCGAAGGCGCGAAGATAAGGGCCGACGTCGATGACACCGGCGACAGGCTCAACAAGAAGATAAGGAAGGCAGAGAAGGAGTGGATTCCCTACATAATCGTCGTCGGAAGGAACGAGAAGGAGCAGAACACCGTAACCGTAAGGAGGAGGAGCGACGGAAAGCAGGTGGAGATGCAGCTCGAAGACCTCATCAAAGAAATCAAGCAGCAGACGGAAGGCTTCCCCTACAGGCCGAGGCCCCTTCCGTTGCTCCTCAGCAGGAGGCCGAAGTTTAGAGGGTGA
- a CDS encoding ribonuclease III family protein, protein MSYPRDFRDKGLATLGDSLANFVFSLALSDFTGKPAGGRVPNAALAIAMERAGLKHVIPPRTDKHGKGDIAEAIMAYAWLEGVLTIEEAVRILKENFDEDVLHPYRNKEAIGKAFGELLKLIKERLAL, encoded by the coding sequence GTGAGCTACCCCAGGGACTTCAGGGACAAGGGACTGGCCACGCTGGGGGATTCCCTTGCGAACTTTGTGTTCTCCCTTGCCCTGAGCGACTTCACCGGAAAACCGGCCGGCGGGAGGGTTCCCAACGCGGCCCTCGCGATAGCGATGGAGAGGGCGGGACTGAAACACGTGATACCGCCGAGAACCGACAAGCACGGAAAGGGGGACATAGCAGAGGCAATAATGGCCTACGCATGGCTCGAAGGGGTGCTCACCATTGAAGAGGCCGTCAGAATCCTGAAGGAAAACTTCGATGAAGACGTCCTTCATCCCTACCGGAACAAAGAAGCTATCGGAAAGGCCTTTGGGGAACTTCTAAAGCTGATAAAAGAGAGGCTGGCCCTTTAA
- a CDS encoding A24 family peptidase C-terminal domain-containing protein — protein MEPYFWIILIVGSIAGIITSYTDLKTGFIFDNHVFPLLALIEKAKGMEDEDETGLPEWLVKIPVPAVEAGILLYLYLGLRNGDYVLAISGVIGLIMGFILGIVLYYAGAWASGDVLVLAAFSALLPYPLSYAKVVAPYESSYPLYPLAILFNSILAIFPFLIFYALGILIVRRKMKRLKEVFSEKIVLTVEVSLWIMGGIALVVLLNRTAGITLHPAVGYLLTLAVIFVLGKWKRVGDVIGAASLGYLVYLAGESAVYSFVKLMVVLYTFKVFFSIVKVLREEAFIEEVPVEELEEWDILGETIYIDNGEVVRDRTGFFEALKKALLSGNMEALSSRARGEVIASPTAEGLSKEQIERLKALVAEGKLENRFLRKKSMPFAPSIFLGFLIALLWGDIFWWLVLKTAGL, from the coding sequence GTGGAACCCTACTTCTGGATTATCCTGATCGTTGGATCGATTGCGGGGATTATAACATCCTACACGGATCTCAAAACCGGCTTCATATTTGACAACCACGTTTTCCCACTTCTGGCGCTTATAGAGAAGGCCAAAGGAATGGAGGATGAAGACGAGACCGGACTTCCGGAGTGGCTGGTTAAAATCCCCGTGCCCGCTGTGGAGGCTGGAATACTCCTCTACCTATACCTCGGCCTCCGCAATGGGGATTACGTGCTGGCGATTTCAGGAGTTATAGGCTTGATCATGGGATTCATCCTCGGAATAGTCCTCTACTACGCCGGAGCCTGGGCTTCCGGTGATGTTCTCGTCCTGGCGGCTTTCTCAGCCCTCCTTCCATACCCCCTCAGCTATGCGAAGGTGGTTGCACCCTACGAATCCAGCTACCCCCTCTATCCCCTGGCGATACTCTTCAACAGCATCCTGGCCATCTTCCCGTTCCTGATATTCTACGCCCTCGGGATTTTGATAGTCAGGAGGAAAATGAAGAGACTCAAGGAGGTTTTCTCGGAAAAGATCGTCCTCACCGTTGAAGTCTCGCTCTGGATCATGGGGGGAATAGCCCTGGTGGTTCTTCTTAACAGGACTGCAGGAATAACCCTTCACCCCGCTGTTGGATACCTCCTAACGCTGGCCGTTATATTCGTCCTTGGGAAATGGAAGCGCGTTGGGGATGTAATCGGAGCGGCATCCCTGGGATACCTCGTCTATCTGGCGGGAGAGAGTGCCGTGTACAGTTTTGTCAAGCTAATGGTTGTGCTCTACACCTTCAAGGTGTTCTTCTCAATCGTGAAAGTCCTAAGGGAGGAGGCCTTCATAGAGGAGGTTCCTGTGGAGGAGCTTGAGGAATGGGACATACTCGGTGAGACTATATACATCGACAACGGCGAGGTCGTGAGGGACAGAACGGGCTTCTTTGAAGCCCTGAAAAAGGCCCTCCTCTCAGGAAACATGGAAGCGCTTTCCTCCAGGGCAAGGGGAGAAGTGATAGCGTCCCCAACGGCCGAGGGTCTCTCGAAAGAGCAGATAGAGAGGTTAAAGGCCCTGGTCGCTGAGGGCAAGCTGGAAAACCGCTTTTTAAGGAAGAAATCAATGCCCTTCGCCCCCAGCATATTCCTAGGCTTCCTGATAGCCCTCCTGTGGGGCGATATATTCTGGTGGCTCGTTCTGAAAACAGCCGGTCTCTGA
- a CDS encoding DNA-directed RNA polymerase subunit L has product MKIEVIKREGNTFEFYLEGEDHTFANLLVETLHEDEHVKFAAYAIDHPVLMARKPRFKITTDGSESPEEALEKAAQKIFDRARAVLEAWKEVTEG; this is encoded by the coding sequence GTGAAGATTGAGGTCATCAAGAGGGAAGGGAACACCTTTGAGTTCTATCTTGAGGGGGAGGATCACACCTTCGCCAACCTGCTCGTTGAGACCCTCCACGAGGACGAGCACGTTAAGTTCGCGGCCTACGCTATAGACCACCCGGTTCTCATGGCGAGGAAGCCGCGCTTCAAGATCACGACCGACGGAAGCGAAAGCCCCGAAGAGGCCCTTGAGAAAGCCGCCCAGAAGATATTCGACAGGGCCAGGGCGGTTCTTGAAGCCTGGAAGGAAGTAACGGAAGGGTGA
- a CDS encoding DUF432 domain-containing protein yields the protein MFGEHELRTKFIKIGSTKIHLLEASPGLVRYRRENVEKLIKTRDGEKLKVLPAPAVGYGVRLLMVKLREPIVIPPKDSLSGFIDVPMEVEVKVGGTTIDRFHVSREKYALYGTIEAGAIARYHVGNFGIDEPDSIGVLRVVISNPSAEWKTLEKLVMPIWNSTMYYSPERAYYPLTVVTLKNHIPEVNNTGKAPKEGLIPVGPGDALPNFLMRW from the coding sequence ATGTTCGGTGAGCACGAACTTAGAACCAAGTTCATAAAAATCGGAAGCACTAAAATTCATCTCCTTGAGGCCTCCCCCGGGTTGGTAAGGTACCGGAGGGAAAACGTTGAAAAGCTGATAAAAACTAGAGACGGTGAAAAACTCAAGGTTCTTCCCGCACCCGCAGTTGGCTACGGCGTGAGGCTTCTCATGGTAAAACTTCGCGAGCCAATCGTTATACCCCCAAAGGATTCCCTCTCCGGGTTCATCGATGTTCCCATGGAAGTCGAGGTGAAGGTTGGTGGAACTACCATCGACAGGTTCCACGTTTCTAGGGAGAAGTACGCGCTCTACGGCACGATTGAGGCCGGGGCCATCGCGAGATACCACGTGGGGAACTTTGGGATTGATGAGCCCGACTCGATTGGGGTACTCAGGGTGGTTATCTCAAACCCGTCCGCGGAATGGAAGACCTTGGAAAAACTCGTAATGCCCATATGGAACTCCACAATGTACTACTCCCCTGAGAGAGCGTACTATCCCCTGACCGTTGTTACGCTGAAAAACCACATTCCCGAGGTCAACAACACCGGGAAGGCCCCCAAAGAGGGCCTCATCCCTGTGGGACCGGGCGATGCGCTTCCCAACTTTCTGATGAGGTGGTGA
- a CDS encoding ASCH domain-containing protein produces MKHLEFDGRYAEAILRGKKRATVRLGRKPNLKPGDEVLIHSGGYAIGKAVIERVESKTVAELTDEDAFLDGFSGREELVNALKSHYKYVNDDSPAHVVVFRLIEKFEKPVTSSDYAYEGNLPLEIAENALKYLDLPEEDRKLIELFLKAGSLRKAAYRLGGLNKRYLIRDALRRAYEALKAKGIMGPKV; encoded by the coding sequence ATGAAGCACCTTGAGTTCGATGGGAGGTACGCGGAGGCGATACTGAGGGGGAAGAAGAGGGCTACCGTGAGGCTCGGGAGAAAGCCGAACCTCAAGCCCGGGGACGAGGTTCTGATACACTCCGGCGGCTACGCCATAGGAAAAGCGGTCATCGAGAGGGTGGAGAGCAAAACTGTTGCGGAGCTTACTGACGAAGACGCTTTCCTCGATGGTTTCTCCGGAAGGGAAGAGCTCGTGAATGCCCTGAAAAGTCATTACAAGTACGTGAACGACGACTCCCCCGCCCACGTTGTAGTTTTCAGATTGATTGAGAAGTTTGAGAAGCCCGTCACCAGCTCCGACTACGCCTACGAGGGAAACCTGCCCCTGGAGATAGCGGAGAATGCCCTGAAGTACCTCGACCTTCCCGAGGAGGACAGAAAGCTCATAGAGCTCTTCCTTAAAGCGGGGAGTCTGAGAAAAGCCGCCTACAGACTCGGCGGGCTGAACAAGAGGTACCTCATCAGGGACGCCCTGAGAAGGGCTTATGAGGCGCTTAAGGCAAAGGGCATCATGGGCCCAAAGGTTTGA
- a CDS encoding exosome complex RNA-binding protein Csl4: protein MEAKKPAKDGDVVLPGDYLGVIEEYLPGEGVKEENGELIATRAGKVRIDPERMEIHVEPVTDVPPLPKVGDVVIAQVLEVKPQAVIVQLLTIEGRKDRDIATSKLAGIHVSQVKNGFVEDLSKEFKVGDIVRAKVIANEKSPIQLTTKAPDLGVVYAFCSRCRTPLVRRGNQLVCPKCGNVETRKLSTLYRKLVI, encoded by the coding sequence GTGGAAGCCAAAAAACCCGCTAAAGATGGGGACGTAGTTCTCCCGGGAGATTACCTGGGCGTAATAGAGGAGTACCTACCCGGGGAAGGGGTCAAGGAAGAGAACGGTGAGCTCATAGCCACCAGAGCCGGTAAAGTAAGGATCGATCCTGAGAGAATGGAGATCCACGTTGAACCCGTCACGGATGTACCGCCTCTTCCCAAAGTGGGGGACGTTGTGATAGCGCAGGTACTTGAGGTGAAGCCGCAGGCGGTCATCGTCCAGCTCCTCACCATAGAGGGAAGGAAGGACAGGGATATCGCGACATCGAAGCTGGCCGGAATCCATGTTTCCCAGGTAAAGAACGGCTTCGTCGAGGATCTGAGCAAGGAGTTTAAGGTGGGGGATATAGTCAGGGCCAAGGTGATTGCGAACGAGAAGAGCCCAATCCAGCTCACAACGAAGGCTCCGGATCTGGGCGTTGTCTACGCGTTCTGCTCCCGCTGCAGAACCCCACTCGTCAGAAGGGGCAACCAGCTCGTATGTCCCAAGTGCGGGAACGTGGAAACCCGGAAGCTCTCAACGCTCTACAGAAAGCTGGTGATCTGA
- a CDS encoding class III signal peptide-containing protein, with translation MPGVKKMPGVRRGQSALEYLFMLAAALVLVAVAIKVVLDATKDLQQNIGDYTSNVRKEIMENL, from the coding sequence ATGCCTGGAGTAAAAAAAATGCCAGGGGTGAGGAGGGGACAGAGCGCCCTGGAATACCTCTTCATGCTAGCCGCTGCGCTGGTGCTCGTGGCGGTCGCGATCAAGGTCGTCCTCGACGCTACAAAGGATCTCCAGCAGAACATAGGCGACTACACAAGCAACGTCAGGAAGGAGATAATGGAAAACCTCTGA
- a CDS encoding DUF2067 family protein, with product MARAKRVITIHVKDDREKEEFMRELERLNVPAFIYVHGKLDSLKINVQGTKDEIKEALGKIHAIHNRVRAKLYPDRRGMYHYYPDDLFRDAGTSVSLPVLMKSLELLGESAEFDESRGELITSAPWEEIVSLVRKLGEALAEISLQTTRQIREVILPVSAAFGLDPEEVIDLLVDLGVAEWKEDKFKYELIKNKEQALEAVLNHLRGDNGED from the coding sequence ATGGCGAGGGCAAAGCGGGTGATAACGATACACGTGAAGGACGACAGGGAAAAGGAGGAGTTCATGAGGGAGCTGGAGAGGCTGAACGTTCCGGCCTTCATCTACGTCCACGGAAAGCTCGACTCGCTCAAGATAAACGTCCAGGGAACCAAGGACGAGATCAAAGAGGCACTAGGAAAAATCCACGCAATACACAACAGGGTCAGGGCAAAGCTCTATCCGGACAGGAGGGGCATGTATCACTACTATCCGGATGATCTCTTCCGCGACGCAGGAACCAGCGTTTCCCTCCCAGTTCTTATGAAAAGCCTTGAACTCCTCGGGGAGAGTGCCGAGTTCGACGAGTCCAGAGGAGAGCTCATAACCTCCGCCCCCTGGGAGGAGATAGTGTCTCTGGTGAGAAAGCTGGGAGAGGCTTTGGCTGAGATATCCCTTCAGACAACGAGGCAGATAAGGGAGGTCATCTTGCCCGTCTCCGCGGCCTTTGGGCTCGATCCAGAGGAAGTCATCGACCTCCTCGTCGACCTCGGAGTGGCCGAGTGGAAGGAGGATAAGTTTAAATACGAACTCATAAAGAACAAGGAGCAGGCCCTTGAAGCAGTCCTGAATCATCTGAGGGGTGATAACGGTGAAGATTGA
- a CDS encoding acetate--CoA ligase family protein translates to MDRIAKAKEIIEKAKAENRPLVEPEAKEILKLYGVPVPEFKVATNEEEAVQFAKEIGYPVVMKIVSPQIIHKSDAGGVKVNIKSDEEAREAFRTIMENAKNYKPDADLWGVIIYRMLPLGKEVIVGMIRDPQFGPAIMFGLGGIFVEILKDVSFRVAPISKDEALDMIKEIKAYPILAGARGEKPVDIEALADIITKVGELALELPEIKELDINPIFAYEDSAVAVDARMLL, encoded by the coding sequence ATGGACAGGATCGCAAAGGCTAAGGAAATAATTGAGAAGGCCAAGGCCGAAAACAGGCCGCTCGTTGAGCCGGAGGCCAAGGAGATACTCAAGCTCTACGGCGTTCCGGTTCCGGAATTTAAGGTCGCCACCAACGAGGAAGAGGCCGTTCAGTTCGCCAAGGAGATCGGCTACCCGGTCGTCATGAAGATCGTTTCCCCGCAGATCATCCACAAGAGCGACGCAGGTGGAGTTAAGGTCAACATCAAGAGCGACGAGGAGGCGAGGGAAGCCTTCAGGACCATAATGGAGAACGCCAAGAACTACAAGCCGGACGCTGACCTCTGGGGCGTCATAATCTACAGGATGCTCCCGCTCGGAAAGGAGGTCATCGTCGGTATGATACGCGACCCGCAGTTCGGCCCGGCCATCATGTTCGGTCTCGGTGGCATCTTCGTCGAGATACTCAAGGACGTCAGCTTCCGCGTTGCTCCGATAAGCAAGGACGAAGCCCTCGACATGATAAAGGAGATCAAGGCCTACCCGATTCTGGCCGGAGCGCGCGGTGAGAAGCCGGTCGACATCGAGGCCCTCGCTGACATCATCACCAAGGTCGGCGAGCTCGCCCTTGAGCTTCCGGAGATCAAGGAGCTCGACATCAACCCGATCTTCGCCTACGAGGACTCGGCCGTTGCCGTTGATGCTAGAATGCTTCTCTGA
- a CDS encoding ASCH domain-containing protein produces the protein MRVYRLRVREEYLDFIKSGEKRIEVRVAYPALRNIKEGDRIIFNDEVPAVVTGVKKYETFRQVLREEPIKKIFPDEPSFESAVKRFHGIYPKWKENRYGVIAIRFKLLGGGK, from the coding sequence ATGAGGGTTTACAGACTCAGGGTTCGTGAGGAATACCTAGACTTCATAAAATCGGGGGAGAAGAGGATAGAGGTTCGCGTGGCCTACCCCGCCCTGAGGAATATCAAAGAGGGTGACAGGATAATCTTCAACGACGAAGTTCCAGCCGTGGTAACGGGGGTGAAGAAGTACGAAACCTTCCGCCAGGTTTTGCGTGAGGAGCCCATAAAGAAGATCTTCCCAGACGAGCCGAGCTTTGAGAGCGCGGTAAAGCGCTTCCACGGGATATACCCCAAATGGAAGGAGAACAGGTATGGCGTGATAGCGATACGGTTCAAGCTCCTCGGTGGTGGGAAATGA
- a CDS encoding mechanosensitive ion channel family protein yields MNPVNATNTTAAVSAWDRSLFLNITPKGIAEAVAIMAAAYIFARFLKYYILKLSRETNYVWIFNEDTAGTLYNMTIFVALVYAVKALGLSFEVGGVEISTLLTALLVFYFSYLLAKKSRDYMVMRTPPDKLPETQIKAKLFYYTVVTIAFFIALDIAGLSGRLSTVIAAAGITGIVLGFSAQTVIANFISGVFMYFDKPLKIGDAVRIGDFEGIVTDIRILSTRIRRWDGTLVRIPNEKLFNSEIVNLQKYPARRAEITVGIAYKEDAQRAIDAIMKVLDEEPIVLAEPDPRVYVSELADSSVNITIWAWVPSTLWVGQNLLRSKYHLLQRIKEALDREGIEIPFPQRVNWFAEPLRIKIEGERES; encoded by the coding sequence ATGAACCCGGTGAACGCAACTAACACCACGGCCGCAGTGTCCGCATGGGATAGATCGCTGTTCCTCAACATAACCCCAAAGGGCATCGCCGAGGCAGTGGCCATAATGGCTGCCGCGTACATATTCGCCCGGTTTCTAAAGTACTACATTCTCAAGCTATCGCGGGAAACAAACTATGTCTGGATATTCAACGAGGACACCGCCGGAACCCTTTACAACATGACGATCTTCGTCGCCCTCGTCTACGCGGTCAAGGCCCTTGGGCTTTCCTTCGAGGTCGGCGGCGTTGAGATAAGCACGCTCCTTACGGCTCTGCTCGTCTTCTACTTCAGCTACCTCCTGGCAAAGAAGTCAAGGGACTACATGGTAATGCGCACCCCACCCGATAAACTCCCGGAGACTCAAATAAAGGCCAAGCTTTTCTACTACACCGTCGTCACTATAGCCTTTTTCATAGCCCTCGATATAGCCGGACTCAGCGGCAGGCTCTCGACGGTTATAGCTGCGGCCGGCATAACAGGTATCGTTCTCGGTTTCTCGGCTCAGACGGTTATTGCGAACTTCATCTCAGGCGTTTTCATGTACTTCGACAAGCCCCTCAAGATAGGGGATGCGGTCAGGATAGGGGATTTCGAGGGAATAGTTACTGACATAAGGATTCTCTCGACGAGGATAAGGCGCTGGGACGGAACCCTCGTCAGGATTCCAAACGAGAAGCTCTTCAACAGCGAGATCGTAAACCTCCAGAAATACCCAGCGAGGAGGGCTGAGATAACGGTTGGAATAGCCTACAAAGAGGATGCCCAGAGGGCAATAGACGCCATCATGAAAGTGCTCGATGAGGAACCCATAGTTTTAGCCGAGCCCGATCCCAGAGTTTATGTGAGCGAGCTCGCCGACAGCTCCGTGAACATAACGATCTGGGCGTGGGTTCCCAGTACTCTCTGGGTAGGGCAGAACCTCCTGCGCTCCAAGTATCATCTCCTTCAGAGGATAAAGGAGGCTCTAGACAGGGAGGGTATAGAGATACCGTTCCCGCAGAGGGTCAACTGGTTCGCCGAGCCGTTGAGAATAAAGATCGAGGGGGAACGCGAAAGTTAA